Proteins from one Malaya genurostris strain Urasoe2022 chromosome 2, Malgen_1.1, whole genome shotgun sequence genomic window:
- the LOC131430599 gene encoding protein arginine N-methyltransferase 1: protein MSDDDCPPLCEMETGGDSNGEEEETEEWEIAEEQNEPVRCLFCEQVSPTMTTAIRHARERHEFDLAQVRRRFHLDEYSYIKMINYIRLEKPDPAVFKNERSVFWLDDKYLKPVENETWLMFDLDELDELDEILLNGNSTDGGSAKENGNDIGETITLTTDQYRKLHGIINELTAQVREKENLLQHAASDIEKMKESFRNLLEQQSELSAAGKKRDPEEKVAQIREELKHCVSTLSVEDDQSYFNTYSHFGIHHDMLSDYVRTASYRDAILNNSAIFQGKTVLDLGCGTAILSMFSAKAGAKEVISIDQSDIIYQAMDIVRRNKIESIKFVKGRLEDSELPVEKVDIIVSEWMGYFLLFEGMMDSVIYARQRYLKEGGFILPNRCNLSLVGYGDVERHDEFIGFWKNVYGFDMSCMKKEVLREATVEICKPEHVITNANIIANFDLMEVDVNCPNFSYNFELIVKRKCKLTALVGYFDTFFELPEHVEFSTSPYTKGTHWKQTIFYVEEPIPVEEGQVINGKFFCRRDPKDARSLFITIEYLGKVLKYALN from the exons ATGTCTGATGATG ATTGTCCACCTCTTTGTGAGATGGAGACGGGTGGCGATTCGAATGGTGAAGAAGAGGAAACTGAAGAGTGGGAAATTGCGGAGGAACAAAACGAACCAGTACGGTGTCTATTTTGCGAACAGGTTTCACCGACTATGACCACAGCTATTCGACATGCCCGTGAACGGCATGAATTTGACTTGGCGCAAGTACGACGTAGGTTCCATCTGGACGAGTATTCGTACATAAAGATGATCAACTACATCCGCCTGGAAAAGCCGGACCCAGCCGTGTTCAAGAATGAACGTAGTGTGTTCTGGCTAGACGATAAATATTTAAAACCGGTCGAGAACGAAACCTGGCTAATGTTTGATCTGGATGAGTTGGATGAGTTGGATGAGATTTTGTTGAATGGCAACAGTACCGATGGTGGTAGTGCGAAGGAAAATGGCAATGATATCGGGGAAACGATCACGTTGACAACGGATCAGTACAGGAAATTACATGGAATTATTAACGAATTGACGGCACAAGTTCGTGAGAAGGAAAATCTTCTGCAGCATGCTGCCAGCGATATCGAAAAGATGAAGGAAAGTTTTCGAAACCTTCTGGAGCAACAAAGTGAATTGTCTGCTGCTGGAAAGAAACGGGACCCGgaggaaaaagttgcccaaatccGGGAGGAACTGAAGCACTGTGTCAGCACCTTGTCTGTCGAGGATGATCAGAGTTATTTTAATACTTATTCACACTTCGGTATTCATCACGACATGCTTAGC GATTATGTGCGCACGGCCAGCTACCGGGATGCTATTTTGAACAATAGTGCAATTTTCCAAGGGAAGACAGTGCTTGATTTAGGTTGTGGTACTGCCATTTTGTCCATGTTTTCTGCCAAGGCAGGCGCGAAGGAAGTTATTTCTATAGACCAATCGGATATTATCTATCAGGCAATGGACATCGTTCGACGGAACAAGATTGAGAGCATCAAGTTTGTGAAAGGACGCTTGGAAGACAGTGAGCTGCCCGTCGAGAAGGTTGATATAATTGTGTCCGAGTGGATGGGTTATTTCCTACTGTTCGAAGGAATGATGGACAGTGTTATTTACGCCAGGCAACGATACCTTAAGGAGGGCGGTTTCATTCTACCAAATCGATGTAATCTGAGCTTAGTCGGATATGGGGACGTGGAACGACACGACGAGTTTATCGGTTTCTGGAAAAATGTCTACGGTTTCGATATGTCGTGCATGAAGAAGGAAGTACTGCGAGAAGCAACTGTGGAAATATGCAAACCGGAACATGTCATAACCAACGCTAATATAATCGCTAATTTCGATCTAATGGAAGTAGACGTAAACTGTCCAAACTTTAGTTACAATTTTGAACTGATTGTTAAACGCAAATGCAAACTTACTGCCTTGGTCGGTTATTTTGACACGTTCTTCGAGCTGCCCGAGCATGTAGAATTTTCCACTTCTCCGTACACGAAGGGTACCCATTGGAAGCAGACCATATTTTACGTCGAAGAACCGATACCGGTTGAGGAGGGTCAAGTCATCAATGGGAAGTTCTTTTGCAGGCGAGATCCGAAAGACGCACGATCTCTGTTCATTACCATTGAGTACCTGGGCAAGGTGCTCAAGTATGCGCTTAACTAG